In Penaeus vannamei isolate JL-2024 chromosome 15, ASM4276789v1, whole genome shotgun sequence, the following are encoded in one genomic region:
- the LOC113829236 gene encoding prostaglandin reductase 1 isoform X3 translates to MLHPELFVMLVQIFQESGPRLDLGQGQQDNEAAFATSTPFAAQNTTGSKALGITSLIIMVKARIWTLAKQPVGIPRKEDFSCIEKEVTECKNGDVIVEAEYLSVDPYMCFMAKKVPFGTPMIGTQVSRNTAYFGLLEVCKPKAGETVLVNAAAGAVGSTVVQIAKLKECKVIAFAGSDEKVAWLKELGADHAYNYKTTSVTDCLSEAAPEKINCYFDNVGGKFTADALSHMADYGRVAVCGSISNYTNDDHSDPYCDPVVKAKKLHIEGLNVNRWSDWTQGLEQMKEWVLEGKIKYRETVYEGFEKMPEAFIGLFSGDNIGKAVVKA, encoded by the exons ATGCTGCATCCGGAACTCTTCGTCATGCTCGTTCAGATATTTCAGGAGTCAGGACCAAGGTTAGACCTTGGGCAGGGACAGCAGGACAACGAGGCCGCGTTCGCAACCTCCACCCCCTTCGCTGCTCAGAACACAACCGGCTCGAAA GCTCTTGGCATCACTTCACTCATCATAATGGTGAAAGCAAGAATTTGGACTTTAGCCAAACAGCCAGTTGGTATACCCAGAAAGGAGGATTTTTCCTGTATTGAAAAAGAAGTAACCGAGTGTAAGAATGGAG ATGTAATTGTTGAGGCAGAATACTTGAGTGTTGACCCATACATGTGTTTTATGGCCAAGAAGGTCCCATTTGGAACTCCTATGATTGGCACTCAAGTTTCACG AAATACAGCTTATTTTGGATTGCTTGAGGTATGCAAACCAAAGGCAGGGGAGACAGTGCTCGTAAATGCTGCGGCTGGAGCTGTTGGCAGTACAGTGGTGCAGATCGCAAAATTGAAAG AATGCAAAGTTATTGCCTTTGCGGGATCAGATGAGAAGGTGGCCTGGCTAAAAGAACTTGGAGCTGATCATGCTTACAACTATAAAACAACCAGTGTCACTGACTGCCTCTCTGAAGCAGCACCTGAAAAGATAAACTGCTATTTTGACAAT GTTGGCGGAAAATTTACTGCAGATGCACTATCTCACATGGCTGATTATGGGAGAGTGGCAGTGTGTGGGTCAATTTCAAACTACACTAATGATGATCATTCAG ACCCATACTGTGACCCTGTTGTGAAAGCTAAGAAACTTCACATTGAAGGTCTCAATGTCAACCGTTGGTCAGACTGGACTCAAGGGTTGGAACAGATGAAGGAGTGGGTTCTGGAG ggCAAAATTAAGTATAGAGAGACGGTGTATGAGGGATTTGAAAAAATGCCTGAAGCGTTCATTGGTCTTTTCTCTGGGGATAACATTGGCAAGGCTGTTGTCAAAGCATGA
- the LOC113829236 gene encoding prostaglandin reductase 1 isoform X1, whose translation MLHPELFVMLVQIFQESGPRLDLGQGQQDNEAAFATSTPFAAQNTTGSKALGITSLIIMVKARIWTLAKQPVGIPRKEDFSCIEKEVTECKNGDVIVEAEYLSVDPYMCFMAKKVPFGTPMIGTQVSRVIESKNPDLPVGSYVVAQAGWCTHARLPAKSFQIDNWFKRSEILIPLEPLPRSLGLGVIGMPGNTAYFGLLEVCKPKAGETVLVNAAAGAVGSTVVQIAKLKECKVIAFAGSDEKVAWLKELGADHAYNYKTTSVTDCLSEAAPEKINCYFDNVGGKFTADALSHMADYGRVAVCGSISNYTNDDHSDPYCDPVVKAKKLHIEGLNVNRWSDWTQGLEQMKEWVLEGKIKYRETVYEGFEKMPEAFIGLFSGDNIGKAVVKA comes from the exons ATGCTGCATCCGGAACTCTTCGTCATGCTCGTTCAGATATTTCAGGAGTCAGGACCAAGGTTAGACCTTGGGCAGGGACAGCAGGACAACGAGGCCGCGTTCGCAACCTCCACCCCCTTCGCTGCTCAGAACACAACCGGCTCGAAA GCTCTTGGCATCACTTCACTCATCATAATGGTGAAAGCAAGAATTTGGACTTTAGCCAAACAGCCAGTTGGTATACCCAGAAAGGAGGATTTTTCCTGTATTGAAAAAGAAGTAACCGAGTGTAAGAATGGAG ATGTAATTGTTGAGGCAGAATACTTGAGTGTTGACCCATACATGTGTTTTATGGCCAAGAAGGTCCCATTTGGAACTCCTATGATTGGCACTCAAGTTTCACG GGTTATTGAGAGCAAGAATCCAGATTTACCTGTTGGCAGCTATGTGGTTGCTCAAGCTGGTTGGTGCACACATGCTAGACTACCTGCTAAGAGTTTCCAAATTGACAATTGGTTCAAACGGTCAGAGATATTGATTCCTTTGGAGCCTCTTCCTAGGAGCCTTGGTCTAGGAGTCATAGGCATGCCAGG AAATACAGCTTATTTTGGATTGCTTGAGGTATGCAAACCAAAGGCAGGGGAGACAGTGCTCGTAAATGCTGCGGCTGGAGCTGTTGGCAGTACAGTGGTGCAGATCGCAAAATTGAAAG AATGCAAAGTTATTGCCTTTGCGGGATCAGATGAGAAGGTGGCCTGGCTAAAAGAACTTGGAGCTGATCATGCTTACAACTATAAAACAACCAGTGTCACTGACTGCCTCTCTGAAGCAGCACCTGAAAAGATAAACTGCTATTTTGACAAT GTTGGCGGAAAATTTACTGCAGATGCACTATCTCACATGGCTGATTATGGGAGAGTGGCAGTGTGTGGGTCAATTTCAAACTACACTAATGATGATCATTCAG ACCCATACTGTGACCCTGTTGTGAAAGCTAAGAAACTTCACATTGAAGGTCTCAATGTCAACCGTTGGTCAGACTGGACTCAAGGGTTGGAACAGATGAAGGAGTGGGTTCTGGAG ggCAAAATTAAGTATAGAGAGACGGTGTATGAGGGATTTGAAAAAATGCCTGAAGCGTTCATTGGTCTTTTCTCTGGGGATAACATTGGCAAGGCTGTTGTCAAAGCATGA
- the LOC113829236 gene encoding prostaglandin reductase 1 isoform X2 yields MVKARIWTLAKQPVGIPRKEDFSCIEKEVTECKNGDVIVEAEYLSVDPYMCFMAKKVPFGTPMIGTQVSRVIESKNPDLPVGSYVVAQAGWCTHARLPAKSFQIDNWFKRSEILIPLEPLPRSLGLGVIGMPGNTAYFGLLEVCKPKAGETVLVNAAAGAVGSTVVQIAKLKECKVIAFAGSDEKVAWLKELGADHAYNYKTTSVTDCLSEAAPEKINCYFDNVGGKFTADALSHMADYGRVAVCGSISNYTNDDHSDPYCDPVVKAKKLHIEGLNVNRWSDWTQGLEQMKEWVLEGKIKYRETVYEGFEKMPEAFIGLFSGDNIGKAVVKA; encoded by the exons ATGGTGAAAGCAAGAATTTGGACTTTAGCCAAACAGCCAGTTGGTATACCCAGAAAGGAGGATTTTTCCTGTATTGAAAAAGAAGTAACCGAGTGTAAGAATGGAG ATGTAATTGTTGAGGCAGAATACTTGAGTGTTGACCCATACATGTGTTTTATGGCCAAGAAGGTCCCATTTGGAACTCCTATGATTGGCACTCAAGTTTCACG GGTTATTGAGAGCAAGAATCCAGATTTACCTGTTGGCAGCTATGTGGTTGCTCAAGCTGGTTGGTGCACACATGCTAGACTACCTGCTAAGAGTTTCCAAATTGACAATTGGTTCAAACGGTCAGAGATATTGATTCCTTTGGAGCCTCTTCCTAGGAGCCTTGGTCTAGGAGTCATAGGCATGCCAGG AAATACAGCTTATTTTGGATTGCTTGAGGTATGCAAACCAAAGGCAGGGGAGACAGTGCTCGTAAATGCTGCGGCTGGAGCTGTTGGCAGTACAGTGGTGCAGATCGCAAAATTGAAAG AATGCAAAGTTATTGCCTTTGCGGGATCAGATGAGAAGGTGGCCTGGCTAAAAGAACTTGGAGCTGATCATGCTTACAACTATAAAACAACCAGTGTCACTGACTGCCTCTCTGAAGCAGCACCTGAAAAGATAAACTGCTATTTTGACAAT GTTGGCGGAAAATTTACTGCAGATGCACTATCTCACATGGCTGATTATGGGAGAGTGGCAGTGTGTGGGTCAATTTCAAACTACACTAATGATGATCATTCAG ACCCATACTGTGACCCTGTTGTGAAAGCTAAGAAACTTCACATTGAAGGTCTCAATGTCAACCGTTGGTCAGACTGGACTCAAGGGTTGGAACAGATGAAGGAGTGGGTTCTGGAG ggCAAAATTAAGTATAGAGAGACGGTGTATGAGGGATTTGAAAAAATGCCTGAAGCGTTCATTGGTCTTTTCTCTGGGGATAACATTGGCAAGGCTGTTGTCAAAGCATGA